In Alphaproteobacteria bacterium, the following proteins share a genomic window:
- a CDS encoding MmgE/PrpD family protein, whose amino-acid sequence MASTPSKAEALSAFAADLTWERIPPAVRERAKLQILDAVGTGIAATAYPFATRAVAGVKALGGRGDCSVIGETERLSARDAALANGMLMHGLDFDDTHLGSIIHASVACLPAALAMGEATGASGRDVLVAYIAGMETAIRIGLAANGAFHHAGYHATALASHFSSAIIAGKLMRLDADALTMAQGIAGSSAAGIQVFLEEGAWTKRFHPGWGAVAGITAATLAQNGFVGPRRPYEGKFGLFETHFQEHIGDTDIARLDAGLGERWVLAETAIKPYPVCHFIHGAADAAIELSHEIDAGDIVAVEALLPEPTLPIVAEPHAAKIVPTTDYEAKFSAQFVLATCLAHGRFGLAELQDTAFSDRALLDLAAKVACKADPDTAFPTYFSGGVVVTLKDGRRLAKHVPINSGAGERALDVDGVSAKYRACAAMAFGTDQAERVREIVLQLDERTPADLGAALRPA is encoded by the coding sequence ATGGCAAGCACACCCTCCAAGGCGGAAGCCCTTTCGGCCTTTGCCGCCGACCTGACCTGGGAGCGCATCCCGCCGGCGGTGCGCGAGCGGGCGAAGCTGCAAATCCTGGATGCGGTCGGCACCGGCATCGCCGCCACCGCCTATCCCTTTGCGACGCGCGCGGTTGCCGGCGTGAAGGCGCTGGGCGGCCGCGGCGATTGCTCGGTCATCGGCGAGACGGAGCGGCTGAGCGCGCGCGATGCGGCGCTGGCGAACGGCATGCTGATGCACGGCCTGGACTTCGACGACACGCATCTGGGCAGCATCATCCACGCCTCGGTGGCCTGCCTGCCGGCGGCGCTGGCCATGGGCGAGGCGACCGGGGCCAGCGGCCGCGACGTGCTGGTGGCCTATATTGCCGGCATGGAAACGGCGATCCGCATCGGGCTGGCGGCCAACGGCGCCTTCCACCATGCCGGCTATCACGCGACCGCCCTCGCCTCGCACTTCAGTTCGGCGATCATCGCCGGCAAGCTGATGCGGCTGGACGCCGACGCGCTGACCATGGCCCAGGGCATTGCCGGCAGCAGCGCCGCCGGCATCCAGGTGTTTCTGGAGGAAGGCGCCTGGACCAAGCGCTTTCACCCGGGCTGGGGCGCGGTCGCCGGCATCACCGCGGCGACCTTGGCCCAGAACGGCTTTGTCGGGCCGCGGCGCCCCTATGAGGGCAAGTTCGGCCTGTTCGAGACCCATTTCCAGGAGCATATCGGCGACACCGATATCGCCAGGCTGGACGCGGGGCTGGGCGAGCGCTGGGTGCTGGCCGAGACGGCGATCAAGCCCTATCCGGTCTGCCATTTCATTCACGGCGCCGCCGATGCCGCCATCGAGCTCAGCCACGAGATCGACGCGGGCGATATCGTCGCCGTCGAGGCGCTGCTGCCGGAGCCGACCCTGCCCATCGTCGCCGAACCGCACGCGGCCAAGATCGTGCCGACCACCGACTATGAGGCGAAGTTCAGCGCGCAGTTCGTGCTGGCGACCTGCCTGGCGCACGGGCGCTTCGGCCTGGCGGAGTTGCAGGACACGGCGTTCTCCGACCGCGCCTTGCTCGACCTGGCGGCCAAGGTCGCATGCAAGGCCGACCCGGACACGGCGTTTCCCACCTATTTCTCCGGCGGCGTTGTCGTGACGCTGAAGGACGGCCGGCGGCTGGCGAAGCATGTGCCGATCAACAGCGGCGCCGGCGAGCGCGCCCTGGACGTGGACGGCGTCAGTGCGAAATACCGCGCCTGCGCCGCCATGGCCTTCGGCACCGACCAGGCCGAGCGCGTGCGCGAAATCGTGCTGCAACTGGACGAGCGGACACCCGCCGACCTGGGCGCGGCACTGCGGCCCGCCTGA
- a CDS encoding IclR family transcriptional regulator, with protein sequence MADPKPSSATHRPVPAVTRAIRILRRLGAAAEPMGVNPLARDLGLVPSTCLHILRVLTAEGLVEFDPASKRYSIGVGILPIARSAIQRNGFATLAQPMLAALSEQFGVTAMATQLVEPQQMVVVALSHANLPLRLSAELGSRFPELISATGRCVAAFNGYDAATLRQRFAQLHWDNPPAFAAWMEEVEQTRRDGHGIDRGAYIGGVTIVAVPLFNDAGAMVRGLVGIGLSDRIEATGIPRIAAALRERRDALAGLLVSG encoded by the coding sequence ATGGCGGACCCGAAGCCCAGCAGTGCCACCCACCGGCCGGTGCCGGCGGTGACCCGCGCCATCCGGATTTTGCGCCGGCTCGGCGCCGCGGCCGAGCCCATGGGCGTCAACCCGCTGGCGCGCGACCTGGGCCTGGTGCCCAGCACCTGCCTGCACATTCTGCGGGTGCTGACCGCGGAAGGTTTGGTGGAGTTCGACCCGGCCTCGAAGCGCTATTCCATCGGCGTCGGCATTCTGCCCATCGCCCGCAGCGCCATTCAGCGCAACGGCTTCGCCACCCTGGCCCAGCCGATGCTGGCGGCGCTGTCGGAGCAATTCGGCGTCACCGCCATGGCGACGCAATTGGTCGAGCCGCAGCAAATGGTGGTGGTGGCGCTGTCGCACGCGAACCTGCCGCTGCGCCTGTCGGCGGAACTGGGCAGCCGCTTCCCGGAGCTTATCAGCGCCACCGGCCGCTGCGTCGCCGCCTTCAACGGCTATGACGCGGCGACCTTGCGCCAGCGCTTCGCGCAACTGCACTGGGACAACCCGCCGGCCTTCGCCGCCTGGATGGAGGAGGTGGAGCAAACCCGCCGCGACGGCCATGGCATCGACCGCGGCGCCTATATCGGCGGCGTGACCATCGTCGCCGTGCCGCTGTTCAACGACGCGGGCGCCATGGTGCGGGGCTTGGTCGGCATCGGCCTTTCGGACCGGATCGAGGCCACCGGCATCCCCCGCATCGCCGCCGCCCTTCGCGAGCGCCGCGATGCGCTGGCCGGTCTGCTGGTCAGCGGCTGA
- the scpA gene encoding methylmalonyl-CoA mutase, whose product MSAIPSFADVHLEPQNAPPPAADLAAWEQAAAAELGHKPEAWETPEGIAVKPVYTAKDLEGLDFLNTMPGIAPYLRGPYPTMYVNKPWTLRQYAGFSTAEDSNAFYRRNLAAGQKGLSIAFDLATHRGYDSDDPRVAADVGMAGVAIDSIYDMRTLFDGIPLDQMSVSMTMNGAVLPVLALYIAAAEEQGVKPEQLTGTIQNDILKEFMVRNTYIYPPQPSMRIISDIFAYTSQNMPRFNSISISGYHMQEAGATADLELAYTLADGVEYVRAGKKAGLDVDAFAPRLSFFWAIGMNFFMEVAKMRAGRLLWAKLMQAEGAKNPKSLALRTHCQTSGWSLAAQDVFNNVVRTCVEAMAATQGHTQSLHTNALDEALALPTDFSARIARNTQLVLQQESGTTKVIDPWGGSYYVERLTQEVARKAWEHIQEVDEMGGMAKAIEAGMPKMRIEEAAARTQARIDSGRQTVVGVNKYKPTDDRLVDVLKVDNAAVRAAQIEKLQRLRAERDQGAVDAALAALTQAAETGQGNVLALSVDAARAKATVGEITQAMEKVWGRHVAQIKAISGVYSQEVGQGTPIVQEVRKLVEAFEEQDGRRPRILIAKMGQDGHDRGQKVIATAFADLGFDVDIGPLFQTPAEAARQAVENDVHIVGASSLAAGHLTLVPELKKALAAEGREDIMIVVGGVIPPQDYDELYAAGAAAIFPPGTVIAEAAKGLLEQLNKQLGYA is encoded by the coding sequence ATGTCCGCCATTCCCAGCTTTGCCGACGTCCACCTGGAACCGCAGAACGCGCCGCCGCCCGCCGCCGATCTGGCCGCGTGGGAGCAGGCCGCCGCGGCGGAACTGGGGCACAAGCCGGAGGCCTGGGAGACGCCGGAGGGCATCGCCGTCAAGCCGGTCTACACGGCCAAGGACCTGGAAGGCCTGGACTTCCTGAACACCATGCCGGGCATCGCGCCCTATCTGCGCGGCCCCTACCCCACCATGTATGTCAACAAGCCCTGGACGCTGCGCCAGTATGCGGGCTTCTCGACGGCGGAGGATTCCAACGCCTTCTACCGGCGCAATCTGGCGGCGGGGCAGAAGGGCCTCTCCATCGCCTTCGATCTGGCGACCCACCGCGGCTACGATTCCGACGATCCGCGCGTGGCGGCGGATGTGGGCATGGCCGGCGTCGCCATCGACTCGATCTATGACATGCGCACGCTCTTCGACGGCATCCCGCTCGACCAGATGAGCGTGTCCATGACCATGAACGGCGCCGTGCTGCCGGTGCTCGCCCTCTATATCGCCGCGGCGGAGGAACAGGGCGTGAAGCCGGAGCAACTGACCGGCACGATTCAGAACGACATTCTGAAGGAGTTCATGGTCCGCAACACCTATATCTATCCGCCGCAGCCGTCGATGCGGATCATTTCCGACATTTTCGCCTACACCTCGCAGAACATGCCGCGGTTCAACTCGATCTCGATCAGCGGCTATCACATGCAGGAGGCGGGCGCGACGGCGGACCTGGAACTCGCCTACACGCTGGCGGACGGCGTCGAGTATGTGCGGGCCGGCAAGAAGGCCGGGCTGGACGTGGACGCGTTCGCGCCGCGGCTGTCATTCTTCTGGGCCATCGGCATGAACTTCTTCATGGAAGTCGCGAAGATGCGCGCCGGGCGGCTGCTCTGGGCGAAGCTGATGCAGGCGGAAGGGGCGAAAAACCCCAAATCCCTGGCGCTCCGCACCCATTGCCAGACCAGCGGCTGGAGCCTGGCGGCGCAGGACGTGTTCAACAATGTGGTGCGCACCTGCGTCGAGGCGATGGCGGCGACCCAGGGCCACACCCAGTCGCTGCACACCAACGCGCTGGACGAGGCGCTGGCGCTGCCGACCGACTTCTCCGCCCGCATCGCCCGCAACACGCAGTTGGTGTTGCAGCAGGAAAGCGGCACCACCAAGGTGATCGACCCCTGGGGCGGCTCCTATTACGTGGAGCGGCTGACCCAGGAAGTGGCGCGCAAGGCCTGGGAGCATATCCAGGAGGTGGACGAGATGGGCGGCATGGCCAAGGCGATCGAGGCCGGCATGCCCAAGATGCGGATCGAGGAAGCCGCGGCCCGCACCCAGGCCCGCATCGACTCCGGCCGGCAGACCGTGGTCGGCGTCAACAAGTACAAGCCGACCGACGACCGGCTGGTGGATGTCCTGAAGGTCGACAACGCCGCCGTGCGCGCCGCCCAGATCGAAAAGCTGCAACGCCTGCGGGCCGAGCGCGACCAGGGCGCGGTCGACGCCGCGCTGGCGGCGCTGACCCAGGCCGCCGAAACCGGCCAGGGCAATGTGCTGGCGCTGTCGGTGGATGCGGCGCGGGCCAAGGCCACCGTCGGCGAGATCACCCAGGCGATGGAAAAGGTCTGGGGCCGCCATGTCGCGCAGATCAAGGCGATCAGCGGCGTCTATTCCCAGGAAGTCGGACAGGGGACGCCGATCGTGCAGGAGGTCCGCAAGCTGGTGGAAGCGTTCGAGGAGCAGGACGGCCGCCGCCCGCGCATCCTGATCGCCAAGATGGGCCAGGACGGCCACGACCGCGGCCAGAAGGTGATCGCCACCGCCTTCGCCGACCTGGGCTTCGACGTCGATATCGGCCCGCTGTTCCAGACGCCGGCCGAGGCCGCGCGCCAGGCGGTGGAGAACGACGTCCACATTGTCGGTGCAAGCTCGCTGGCCGCCGGCCACCTCACCCTCGTGCCGGAGCTGAAAAAGGCGCTGGCGGCCGAGGGGCGCGAGGACATCATGATCGTCGTCGGCGGCGTGATCCCGCCCCAGGACTATGACGAACTGTACGCCGCCGGCGCCGCCGCCATCTTCCCGCCCGGCACCGTGATCGCCGAGGCGGCCAAGGGCCTGCTGGAGCAGTTGAACAAGCAGCTGGGCTACGCCTGA